Proteins co-encoded in one Arachis hypogaea cultivar Tifrunner chromosome 13, arahy.Tifrunner.gnm2.J5K5, whole genome shotgun sequence genomic window:
- the LOC112791867 gene encoding uncharacterized protein isoform X1, giving the protein MAFEMPLDQIKQLQILLRKDANLSWYDTEKNDQLSLPKLPSVAETVANLDPSPPYLRCKNCDGRLLRGVQSSICVFCGANPHKDLPPEPIKFKDTLGYKWLLDSLQLDGSEMVAPMEEEENSSSRRRSESKDEIPLSELLDLEIRWPSEAERTLSSNSDSEAFQGKSSLSLAGVDLDGFFDHRESDSNASGQTMAFGDQVGDTASYSAVQAGENLSLFQNVQASELATPTRSMEDQSDDSFSGWAANFRSASSGPVNEEPESSFGHSKVQDTVSGSSKDDFNHSVSKGNDWFQVDGWRTSNLEVPNQSGKPELNVDFNDTKTAESATSSSTRNLDWMQDDQWQRSDNKTTAAVVTEAVEYSFDGWNDFTGSARASAQDPSSIISRSNITEQVGKSEITADLNNTKAEGNSSSIEDFSWMQDDIWPGSNNKTTDTKSTNNVEDSFDDWNDFSGSANAQYLPSNLSNSKITGESGKSELAKNNDDKRIAGGDSGSSRNFDWMQDDQQLVSNNQASDVVTTNEDADSFDNWNDLTGSPVTQNPSNSVLYSETNILAGKSETSVDAHQTKTEVGNSSSIEDFNWMQDDGWPSGNNKTTDAKGTNEDADSFDDWNDFAGLANAQHLSSNLSNSKITGESGKSELAKNNDDKRIAGGDSGSPRNFDWMQANQWQGSNDQASGIVTTNEGADSFDDWNDFTGSPVTQNPSGSVSYSEINVLAGKSGTSADCHQTKTEVGNSSSIEDFSWMQDEGWPGSNNKTTNTKGANEDADSFDDWNDFTGSANAQNLSSNLSNSEIKGETGKSDFAMDNDDKKISEGASGASRNFEWMNDDQWQGSNNQASGIVTTNDDADSADDWNEFTGSSLAQNPSNSVSYSEINALAGKSETSADSHQTKTEVGNSSSIDDFSWMQDGGWPDSHNKTTDTKGANEDADSFDDWNDFTGSANAQISSSNPSNSETTGKTGKSEFAKDSDDKRIAVGASGSSSFDWMKDDQWKGSHNQASGIATSNEGADSFDDWNDFTGSTVTQNPSSSVSYSEINVLAGKSETSADCHQTKTEVGNSSSIEDFSWMQDEGWPGKNNKTTDTKGANEDADSFDDWNDFIGSANAQYSSKNIDWKQDNQWQGSQNQASGILTANEGADSFDDWNDFTGSSVTQHPSSNASYSGQSVASDFHQIKKQVGANSSVQLQSFDWMQNDLCPVSQKKSNDPKTTNVVSDSFDDIWNGFKQKATTRDSSGTISIPVQTSSEQSSVLNLFSSSNKSHSVNF; this is encoded by the exons ATGGCGTTCGAGATGCCATTGGATCAGATAAAGCAGTTACAGATCTTGCTTCGCAAAGATGCCAACCTCTCGTGGTACGACACCGAAAAGAACGACCAACTCTCCCTCCCCAAGCTTCCTTCCGTTGCCGAAACCGTCGCCAATCTCGATCCCTCGCCACCGTACCTTCGCTGCAAGAACTGCGATGGTAGGCTCCTCCGCGGGGTGCAGTCCTCCATCTGCGTCTTTTGCGGCGCCAATCCTCACAAGGATCTCCCTCCCGAGCCCATCAAGTTCAAGGACACACTCGGTTACAAGTGGCTCCTTGATTCCCTTCAGCTCGATGGATCG GAGATGGTGGCACCTATGGAGGAGGAGGAGAATTCATCAAGTAGAAGGAGGAGTGAATCTAAAGATGAGATTCCCTTATCTGAGCTGCTAGATTTGGAAATTAGATGGCCAAGTGAGGCAGAGAGAACTCTGTCTAGTAACTCAGATTCGGAAGCATTCCAGGGGAAGAGTTCGTTGAGTTTGGCTGGAGTTGATCTTGATGGTTTTTTCGATCACAGGGAATCCGATTCAAATGCGTCTGGACAGACAATGGCTTTCGGAGATCAAGTGGGTGATACTGCTTCTTATAGTGCCGTCCAAGCTGGTGAAAATCTTAGTTTGTTTCAGAATGTCCAAGCTTCAGAATTGGCTACACCTACAAGGTCTATGGAAGATCAGAGTGATGATTCCTTTTCTGGTTGGGCGGCCAACTTTAGATCCGCTAGTTCTGGTCCAGTTAATGAAGAGCCCGAGTCATCATTTGGTCATTCTAAAGTTCAAGATACAGTATCTGGATCCTCGAAAGATGATTTCAATCATTCAGTGTCCAAAGGAAATGATTGGTTTCAGGTTGATGGATGGAGAACTTCTAACCTAGAGGTACCTAACCAGAGCGGCAAACCAGAGCTGAATGTGGATTTTAATGATACCAAAACAGCAGAAAGCGCTACCAGTTCCTCTACCAGAAATTTGGACTGGATGCAAGATGACCAATGGCAAAGGAGTGATAATAAAACAACTGCTGCTGTTGTTACTGAGGCGGTTGAATATTCATTTGATGGATGGAATGATTTTACTGGCTCAGCTAGAGCTAGTGCACAAGATCCTTCAAGTATTATTTCCAGATCAAATATAACTGAGCAGGTTGGAAAATCTGAAATTACCGCTGATCTTAACAATACCAAAGCAGAAGGTAATAGCTCTTCTATTGAAGATTTCAGCTGGATGCAAGATGACATATGGCCAGGTAGCAATAACAAGACAACTGATACCAAGAGTACTAATAACGTTGAGGATTCATTTGATGACTGGAATGATTTCAGTGGATCAGCCAATGCACAATATTTGCCCAGTaatctctccaactccaagataACAGGTGAGTCTGGCAAATCCGAACTTGCCAAGAATAATGATGATAAAAGAATAGCAGGAGGTGATAGTGGCTCATCTAGAAATTTTGACTGGATGCAAGATGATCAACAGCTGGTTAGCAATAACCAGGCTTCTGACGTAGTGACTACTAATGAAGATGCTGATTCATTTGATAATTGGAATGATTTGACTGGCTCCCCTGTTACACAAAATCCTTCCAATAGTGTTTTGTATTCTGAGACAAACATTCTAGCTGGGAAATCTGAGACTTCTGTTGATGCTCACCAAACCAAAACAGAGGTAGGTAATAGCTCTTCTATTGAAGATTTCAACTGGATGCAAGATGACGGATGGCCAAGTGGCAATAACAAGACAACTGATGCCAAGGGTACTAATGAAGATGCTGATTCATTTGATGACTGGAATGATTTCGCTGGATTAGCCAATGCACAACATTTGTCCAGTaatctctccaactccaagataACAGGTGAGTCTGGCAAATCCGAACTTGCCAAGAATAATGATGATAAAAGAATAGCAGGGGGTGATAGTGGCTCACCTAGAAATTTTGACTGGATGCAAGCCAATCAATGGCAGGGGAGTAATGACCAAGCTTCTGGTATTGTGACCACTAATGAGGGTGCTGATTCATTTGATGATTGGAATGATTTTACTGGATCCCCTGTTACACAAAATCCTTCCGGTAGTGTTTCTTATTCTGAGATAAATGTTCTAGCTGGGAAATCTGGGACTTCTGCTGATTGTCATCAAACTAAAACAGAAGTAGGTAATAGCTCTTCTATTGAAGATTTCAGCTGGATGCAAGATGAAGGATGGCCAGGTAGCAATAACAAGACAACTAATACCAAGGGTGCTAATGAAGATGCTGATTCATTTGATGACTGGAATGATTTCACTGGATCAGCCAATGCCCAAAATTTGTCCAGTAACCTCTCCAACTCTGAGATAAAGGGTGAGACTGGCAAATCTGACTTTGCCATGGATAATGATGATAAAAAGATATCAGAAGGTGCTAGTGGTGCATCTAGAAATTTTGAATGGATGAATGATGATCAATGGCAGGGGAGCAATAACCAGGCTTCTGGTATTGTGACTACTAATGATGATGCTGATTCAGCTGATGATTGGAATGAATTTACTGGATCCTCTCTTGCACAAAACCCTTCTAATAGTGTTTCGTATTCCGAGATAAATGCTCTTGCTGGGAAATCTGAGACTTCTGCTGATTCTCATCAAACCAAAACGGAGGTAGGTAATAGCTCTTCTATTGATGATTTCAGCTGGATGCAAGATGGAGGATGGCCAGATAGCCATAACAAGACAACTGACACCAAGGGTGCTAATGAAGATGCTGATTCATTTGATGACTGGAATGATTTCACTGGATCAGCCAATGCACAAATTTCATCAAGTAATCCCTCCAACTCTGAGACAACTGGCAAGACTGGCAAATCTGAATTTGCAAAGGATAGTGATGATAAAAGAATAGCAGTTGGTGCTAGTGGCTCATCAAGTTTTGACTGGATGAAAGATGATCAATGGAAGGGGAGCCATAACCAGGCTTCTGGTATTGCGACCTCTAATGAGGGTGCTGATTCATTTGATGATTGGAATGATTTTACTGGATCCACTGTTACACAAAATCCTTCCAGTAGTGTTTCATATTCTGAGATAAATGTTCTAGCTGGGAAATCTGAGACTTCTGCTGATTGTCATCAAACTAAAACAGAAGTAGGTAATAGCTCTTCTATTGAAGATTTCAGCTGGATGCAAGATGAAGGATGGCCAGGTAAAAATAACAAGACAACTGATACCAAGGGTGCTAATGAAGATGCTGATTCATTTGATGACTGGAATGATTTCATTGGATCAGCCAATGCACAATATTCCTCTAAAAATATTGACTGGAAACAAGATAATCAATGGCAGGGGAGCCAAAACCAGGCTTCTGGTATTTTGACTGCTAATGAAGGTGCTGATTCATTTGATGATTGGAATGATTTTACCGGTTCCTCTGTTACACAACATCCTTCtagtaatgcttcatattctgggCAATCTGTGGCTTCTGATTTTCATCAAATCAAAAAACAAGTTGGTGCTAATAGTTCAGTTCAACTTCAAAGTTTTGATTGGATGCAAAATGACCTATGCCCAGTTAgccaaaaaaaatcaaatgatcCCAAAACTACTAATGTAGTTTCTGATTCATTTGATGATATTTGGAATGGCTTCAAACAAAAGGCCACTACACGAGATTCTTCCGGCACTATTTCAATACCAGTTCAGACTTCTTCTGAGCAAAGTTCTGTCTTGAATTTGTTCAGCTCCTCAAACAAATCACATAGTGTGAATTTTTAG
- the LOC112791867 gene encoding uncharacterized protein isoform X2 has translation MVAPMEEEENSSSRRRSESKDEIPLSELLDLEIRWPSEAERTLSSNSDSEAFQGKSSLSLAGVDLDGFFDHRESDSNASGQTMAFGDQVGDTASYSAVQAGENLSLFQNVQASELATPTRSMEDQSDDSFSGWAANFRSASSGPVNEEPESSFGHSKVQDTVSGSSKDDFNHSVSKGNDWFQVDGWRTSNLEVPNQSGKPELNVDFNDTKTAESATSSSTRNLDWMQDDQWQRSDNKTTAAVVTEAVEYSFDGWNDFTGSARASAQDPSSIISRSNITEQVGKSEITADLNNTKAEGNSSSIEDFSWMQDDIWPGSNNKTTDTKSTNNVEDSFDDWNDFSGSANAQYLPSNLSNSKITGESGKSELAKNNDDKRIAGGDSGSSRNFDWMQDDQQLVSNNQASDVVTTNEDADSFDNWNDLTGSPVTQNPSNSVLYSETNILAGKSETSVDAHQTKTEVGNSSSIEDFNWMQDDGWPSGNNKTTDAKGTNEDADSFDDWNDFAGLANAQHLSSNLSNSKITGESGKSELAKNNDDKRIAGGDSGSPRNFDWMQANQWQGSNDQASGIVTTNEGADSFDDWNDFTGSPVTQNPSGSVSYSEINVLAGKSGTSADCHQTKTEVGNSSSIEDFSWMQDEGWPGSNNKTTNTKGANEDADSFDDWNDFTGSANAQNLSSNLSNSEIKGETGKSDFAMDNDDKKISEGASGASRNFEWMNDDQWQGSNNQASGIVTTNDDADSADDWNEFTGSSLAQNPSNSVSYSEINALAGKSETSADSHQTKTEVGNSSSIDDFSWMQDGGWPDSHNKTTDTKGANEDADSFDDWNDFTGSANAQISSSNPSNSETTGKTGKSEFAKDSDDKRIAVGASGSSSFDWMKDDQWKGSHNQASGIATSNEGADSFDDWNDFTGSTVTQNPSSSVSYSEINVLAGKSETSADCHQTKTEVGNSSSIEDFSWMQDEGWPGKNNKTTDTKGANEDADSFDDWNDFIGSANAQYSSKNIDWKQDNQWQGSQNQASGILTANEGADSFDDWNDFTGSSVTQHPSSNASYSGQSVASDFHQIKKQVGANSSVQLQSFDWMQNDLCPVSQKKSNDPKTTNVVSDSFDDIWNGFKQKATTRDSSGTISIPVQTSSEQSSVLNLFSSSNKSHSVNF, from the coding sequence ATGGTGGCACCTATGGAGGAGGAGGAGAATTCATCAAGTAGAAGGAGGAGTGAATCTAAAGATGAGATTCCCTTATCTGAGCTGCTAGATTTGGAAATTAGATGGCCAAGTGAGGCAGAGAGAACTCTGTCTAGTAACTCAGATTCGGAAGCATTCCAGGGGAAGAGTTCGTTGAGTTTGGCTGGAGTTGATCTTGATGGTTTTTTCGATCACAGGGAATCCGATTCAAATGCGTCTGGACAGACAATGGCTTTCGGAGATCAAGTGGGTGATACTGCTTCTTATAGTGCCGTCCAAGCTGGTGAAAATCTTAGTTTGTTTCAGAATGTCCAAGCTTCAGAATTGGCTACACCTACAAGGTCTATGGAAGATCAGAGTGATGATTCCTTTTCTGGTTGGGCGGCCAACTTTAGATCCGCTAGTTCTGGTCCAGTTAATGAAGAGCCCGAGTCATCATTTGGTCATTCTAAAGTTCAAGATACAGTATCTGGATCCTCGAAAGATGATTTCAATCATTCAGTGTCCAAAGGAAATGATTGGTTTCAGGTTGATGGATGGAGAACTTCTAACCTAGAGGTACCTAACCAGAGCGGCAAACCAGAGCTGAATGTGGATTTTAATGATACCAAAACAGCAGAAAGCGCTACCAGTTCCTCTACCAGAAATTTGGACTGGATGCAAGATGACCAATGGCAAAGGAGTGATAATAAAACAACTGCTGCTGTTGTTACTGAGGCGGTTGAATATTCATTTGATGGATGGAATGATTTTACTGGCTCAGCTAGAGCTAGTGCACAAGATCCTTCAAGTATTATTTCCAGATCAAATATAACTGAGCAGGTTGGAAAATCTGAAATTACCGCTGATCTTAACAATACCAAAGCAGAAGGTAATAGCTCTTCTATTGAAGATTTCAGCTGGATGCAAGATGACATATGGCCAGGTAGCAATAACAAGACAACTGATACCAAGAGTACTAATAACGTTGAGGATTCATTTGATGACTGGAATGATTTCAGTGGATCAGCCAATGCACAATATTTGCCCAGTaatctctccaactccaagataACAGGTGAGTCTGGCAAATCCGAACTTGCCAAGAATAATGATGATAAAAGAATAGCAGGAGGTGATAGTGGCTCATCTAGAAATTTTGACTGGATGCAAGATGATCAACAGCTGGTTAGCAATAACCAGGCTTCTGACGTAGTGACTACTAATGAAGATGCTGATTCATTTGATAATTGGAATGATTTGACTGGCTCCCCTGTTACACAAAATCCTTCCAATAGTGTTTTGTATTCTGAGACAAACATTCTAGCTGGGAAATCTGAGACTTCTGTTGATGCTCACCAAACCAAAACAGAGGTAGGTAATAGCTCTTCTATTGAAGATTTCAACTGGATGCAAGATGACGGATGGCCAAGTGGCAATAACAAGACAACTGATGCCAAGGGTACTAATGAAGATGCTGATTCATTTGATGACTGGAATGATTTCGCTGGATTAGCCAATGCACAACATTTGTCCAGTaatctctccaactccaagataACAGGTGAGTCTGGCAAATCCGAACTTGCCAAGAATAATGATGATAAAAGAATAGCAGGGGGTGATAGTGGCTCACCTAGAAATTTTGACTGGATGCAAGCCAATCAATGGCAGGGGAGTAATGACCAAGCTTCTGGTATTGTGACCACTAATGAGGGTGCTGATTCATTTGATGATTGGAATGATTTTACTGGATCCCCTGTTACACAAAATCCTTCCGGTAGTGTTTCTTATTCTGAGATAAATGTTCTAGCTGGGAAATCTGGGACTTCTGCTGATTGTCATCAAACTAAAACAGAAGTAGGTAATAGCTCTTCTATTGAAGATTTCAGCTGGATGCAAGATGAAGGATGGCCAGGTAGCAATAACAAGACAACTAATACCAAGGGTGCTAATGAAGATGCTGATTCATTTGATGACTGGAATGATTTCACTGGATCAGCCAATGCCCAAAATTTGTCCAGTAACCTCTCCAACTCTGAGATAAAGGGTGAGACTGGCAAATCTGACTTTGCCATGGATAATGATGATAAAAAGATATCAGAAGGTGCTAGTGGTGCATCTAGAAATTTTGAATGGATGAATGATGATCAATGGCAGGGGAGCAATAACCAGGCTTCTGGTATTGTGACTACTAATGATGATGCTGATTCAGCTGATGATTGGAATGAATTTACTGGATCCTCTCTTGCACAAAACCCTTCTAATAGTGTTTCGTATTCCGAGATAAATGCTCTTGCTGGGAAATCTGAGACTTCTGCTGATTCTCATCAAACCAAAACGGAGGTAGGTAATAGCTCTTCTATTGATGATTTCAGCTGGATGCAAGATGGAGGATGGCCAGATAGCCATAACAAGACAACTGACACCAAGGGTGCTAATGAAGATGCTGATTCATTTGATGACTGGAATGATTTCACTGGATCAGCCAATGCACAAATTTCATCAAGTAATCCCTCCAACTCTGAGACAACTGGCAAGACTGGCAAATCTGAATTTGCAAAGGATAGTGATGATAAAAGAATAGCAGTTGGTGCTAGTGGCTCATCAAGTTTTGACTGGATGAAAGATGATCAATGGAAGGGGAGCCATAACCAGGCTTCTGGTATTGCGACCTCTAATGAGGGTGCTGATTCATTTGATGATTGGAATGATTTTACTGGATCCACTGTTACACAAAATCCTTCCAGTAGTGTTTCATATTCTGAGATAAATGTTCTAGCTGGGAAATCTGAGACTTCTGCTGATTGTCATCAAACTAAAACAGAAGTAGGTAATAGCTCTTCTATTGAAGATTTCAGCTGGATGCAAGATGAAGGATGGCCAGGTAAAAATAACAAGACAACTGATACCAAGGGTGCTAATGAAGATGCTGATTCATTTGATGACTGGAATGATTTCATTGGATCAGCCAATGCACAATATTCCTCTAAAAATATTGACTGGAAACAAGATAATCAATGGCAGGGGAGCCAAAACCAGGCTTCTGGTATTTTGACTGCTAATGAAGGTGCTGATTCATTTGATGATTGGAATGATTTTACCGGTTCCTCTGTTACACAACATCCTTCtagtaatgcttcatattctgggCAATCTGTGGCTTCTGATTTTCATCAAATCAAAAAACAAGTTGGTGCTAATAGTTCAGTTCAACTTCAAAGTTTTGATTGGATGCAAAATGACCTATGCCCAGTTAgccaaaaaaaatcaaatgatcCCAAAACTACTAATGTAGTTTCTGATTCATTTGATGATATTTGGAATGGCTTCAAACAAAAGGCCACTACACGAGATTCTTCCGGCACTATTTCAATACCAGTTCAGACTTCTTCTGAGCAAAGTTCTGTCTTGAATTTGTTCAGCTCCTCAAACAAATCACATAGTGTGAATTTTTAG
- the LOC112791868 gene encoding uncharacterized protein isoform X1 — translation MEYFNKAKSVKLRSHLGKYLIADEDGEGLYQSRKSSAKNAIWEVELVEGKSHSIRLKSCHGLYLKATDTAFLLGMTGNRAVQSEMDAAGSSWKYEWEPRREGLSNHVKLRSWCGTYLRGNGGTPPWRNSVTHDDPHSSATHSWILWTVEVVDNIIVGSFSKERYDDDAVVSVAALSDSYVRSPSSLPLCEDPAELQLTSSDSYVGSPPKMEGRTIYYHVAEDDGEVDDENVQGYSLIFKGNGVEELTKKFEEETGLEGVIVCSRSPLNGKLYPLRLQLPPNNVMMQVVLVLQSSKVAKDFEAQGLL, via the exons ATGGAGTACTTCAACAAAGCCAAATCCGTGAAGCTTCGGAGCCACCTCGGCAAGTACCTAATCGCAGACGAGGACGGCGAAGGTCTCTACCAGAGCAGAAAAAGCTCGGCGAAGAACGCAATATGGGAGGTGGAGTTAGTAGAAGGGAAGAGCCACAGCATTCGGCTCAAGAGCTGTCACGGTCTGTACCTGAAGGCAACCGACACAGCGTTCCTTCTAGGAATGACCGGAAACCGGGCGGTGCAGTCGGAGATGGACGCAGCAGGTTCGAGTTGGAAGTACGAGTGGGAGCCACGAAGGGAAGGGTTGAGTAACCACGTGAAGCTGAGGAGTTGGTGTGGGACCTACCTTAGGGGAAACGGTGGCACTCCGCCTTGGAGGAATTCAGTTACGCACGACGATCCTCATAGTTCCGCCACTCACTCTTGGATCTTGTGGACTGTGGAGGTTGTTGACAACATTATAGTTGGATCTTTTTCCAAAGAGAGATATGATGATGATGCGGTTGTTTCTGTGGCGGCGCTTTCTGATTCTTATGTAAGATCTCCGTCGTCGTTGCCGCTGTGTGAGGACCCCGCGGAGTTGCAGCTTACG TCGTCGGATTCATATGTGGGCTCGCCGCCGAAGATGGAGGGGAGAACTATATACTACCATGTTGCCGAAGATGATGGGGAAGTGGACGATGAGAATGTGCAGGGGTATTCTCTGATCTTCAAAGGGAACGGGGTGGAAGAATTGACAAAGAAGTTCGAGGAGGAGACAGGGTTAGAGGGAGTTATTGTGTGCAGTCGGAGTCCTTTGAATGGGAAGCTTTATCCTCTTCGATTGCAGCTTCCTCCAAACAATGTGATGATGCAGGTTGTTTTGGTTCTTCAATCGTCAAAAG TTGCAAAAGACTTTGAGGCACAAGGTTTACTTTGA
- the LOC112791868 gene encoding uncharacterized protein isoform X2, protein MDFFHRAKVVRFRSHHDKYLTADDDEESVVQDRNGATKSAKWLVEIVPEYDNIVRLKSCYNKYLTASNQPFLLGVTGRKVLQTHPSRLDSSVEWEPIRDGAQVKLKTRYGNFLRANGGLPPWRNSVTHDIPHRTSTQDWVLWDVDVLEIHVDYVPPPPPPTHSDSLNFESSTPSAVDAKSTQFSRQESSDSYVGSPPKMEGRTIYYHVAEDDGEVDDENVQGYSLIFKGNGVEELTKKFEEETGLEGVIVCSRSPLNGKLYPLRLQLPPNNVMMQVVLVLQSSKVAKDFEAQGLL, encoded by the exons aTGGACTTCTTCCACCGCGCCAAGGTGGTGCGCTTCCGCAGCCACCACGACAAGTACCTCACCGCCGACGACGATGAAGAATCCGTCGTCCAAGACCGCAACGGCGCCACCAAGAGCGCCAAGTGGCTCGTCGAAATAGTTCCCGAATACGACAACATCGTACGCCTCAAAAGCTGCTACAACAAGTACCTCACGGCATCAAACCAGCCCTTCCTCCTCGGCGTCACCGGCCGGAAGGTCCTCCAAACTCACCCCTCAAGACTTGACTCCTCCGTCGAATGGGAACCCATCAGAGACGGCGCCCAGGTCAAGCTCAAGACCCGTTACGGCAACTTCTTGCGGGCCAACGGTGGCTTACCGCCGTGGAGGAACTCCGTTACACATGATATTCCGCATCGGACTTCCACTCAGGATTGGGTCTTGTGGGATGTTGATGTGTTGGAGATTCATGTTGATTATGTTCCTCCGCCTCCTCCTCCTACTCACTCTGATTCCCTCAATTTTGAATCGTCTACTCCTTCTGCTGTTGATGCCAAATCTACTCAATTTTCTAGGCAGGAG TCGTCGGATTCATATGTGGGCTCGCCGCCGAAGATGGAGGGGAGAACTATATACTACCATGTTGCCGAAGATGATGGGGAAGTGGACGATGAGAATGTGCAGGGGTATTCTCTGATCTTCAAAGGGAACGGGGTGGAAGAATTGACAAAGAAGTTCGAGGAGGAGACAGGGTTAGAGGGAGTTATTGTGTGCAGTCGGAGTCCTTTGAATGGGAAGCTTTATCCTCTTCGATTGCAGCTTCCTCCAAACAATGTGATGATGCAGGTTGTTTTGGTTCTTCAATCGTCAAAAG TTGCAAAAGACTTTGAGGCACAAGGTTTACTTTGA
- the LOC112791869 gene encoding pentatricopeptide repeat-containing protein At1g59720, chloroplastic/mitochondrial: MATTQTPLLFSTNNNGQPFIHNSHTRLFHLLNHSIVDISHLKQIHAQLLRTIHTNHHPQALLLHSRILHHSSLLDLRYATRIFHHFQNPNSFMWNTLIRAYARTADQKHKSMELYKAMLMMEREQQSAAVIPDNYTYPFVLKACAYLFSLTEGKQVHAHVLKLGFESDTHICNSLIHFYATCGFLDLAHKVFEKMSERSEVSWNIMIDSYASAGEYDTALRMFCEMQRIHDPDGYTMQSVISSCAGLGALSLGLWAHAYVLKRSDKNMIDDVLVNTSLVDMYCKCGSVGFAKQVFEIMPYRDVNSWNSMILGLAMHGMAEEALDYYARMVKVKGLVPNSITFVGVLSACNHRGMVNEGLMYFDMMTREYKIEPRLEHYGCLVDLFARAGRIEEAMNLVSEMPMKPDDVIWRSLLDACCKQHASLELSEELAKKVFESEGSTTYSSGAYVLLSRIYASASMWNDVGLLRKLMTDKGVNKEPGCSLVEIDGVTHEFFAGDTSHPQSEDIYKFMSEIEEKLEATGYVPDYSGAPLVDEVNEGKKNTMRLHSERLAIAFGLLRSRPGMPIRVFKNLRVCNDCHSVTKLLSRIYNVEIIVRDRARFHHFKEGNCSCKDYW, encoded by the coding sequence ATGGCAACAACTCAAACTCCATTGCTTTTCTCCACCAACAACAATGGCCAACCCTTTATCCATAACAGCCACACGCGCCTCTTCCACTTGCTCAACCACTCCATTGTTGATATCTCTCACTTGAAGCAAATCCATGCTCAACTTCTACGTACCATTCACACCAACCATCATCCACAAGCCCTCCTTCTACACAGCAGAATCCTTCACCATTCTTCTCTGCTTGATCTTCGATACGCCACTCGAATTTTTCATCACTTTCAGAATCCCAATTCCTTCATGTGGAACACACTCATAAGAGCCTATGCTAGAACCGCAGACCAAAAACACAAGTCCATGGAACTTTACAAAGCAATGTTAATGATGGAACGAGAACAACAAAGTGCAGCGGTTATTCCTGATAATTACACATATCCTTTTGTATTAAAGGCATGTGCTTACTTGTTCTCTCTTACTGAAGGGAAACAggtgcatgctcatgtattgaaaCTTGGGTTTGAATCGGATACTCATATTTGTAACAGTTTGATTCATTTTTATGCAACTTGTGGGTTTCTAGACTTGGCACACAAGGTGTTCGAGAAAATGTCCGAAAGAAGTGAGGTTTCATGGAACATCATGATTGACTCTTATGCAAGTGCTGGTGAGTATGACACTGCATTGAGAATGTTCTGTGAGATGCAGAGGATTCATGATCCTGACGGTTACACCATGCAAAGTGTGATTAGTTCCTGTGCTGGATTGGGTGCTTTGTCTTTGGGTTTGTGGGCTCATGCTTATGTCTTGAAAAGGAGTGACAAGAACATGATTGATGATGTTTTGGTTAACACTAGCTTGGTGGATATGTATTGCAAGTGTGGCTCAGTGGGATTTGCAAAACAAGTCTTTGAAATCATGCCTTATAGAGATGTGAATTCATGGAATTCAATGATTTTGGGGCTTGCCATGCATGGCATGGCTGAGGAGGCGTTGGACTACTATGCAAGAATGGTGAAGGTAAAGGGACTCGTGCCGAATTCAATCACTTTTGTTGGTGTCTTGAGTGCATGTAATCACAGGGGCATGGTTAATGAAGGGCTTATGTATTTTGACATGATGACCAGGGAGTACAAAATTGAGCCAAGATTAGAGCATTACGGATGCCTCGTTGATCTTTTCGCTCGAGCCGGACGCATCGAAGAGGCTATGAACTTGGTTTCGGAAATGCCTATGAAACCGGATGACGTGATCTGGAGGAGTCTGTTGGATGCTTGTTGCAAGCAACATGCAAGTCTTGAGCTAAGTGAAGAACTGGCCAAGAAAGTGTTTGAGTCAGAGGGAAGTACTACATATAGTAGTGGTGCTTATGTGCTATTGTCAAGAATCTATGCTTCAGCTAGCATGTGGAATGATGTTGGATTGCTTAGAAAACTAATGACTGATAAGGGTGTGAATAAAGAACCTGGTTGTAGTTTGGTAGAGATTGATGGTGTCACTCATGAATTTTTTGCTGGGGACACTAGTCATCCTCAAAGTGAAGATATATACAAGTTTATGAGTGAAATTGAGGAGAAGCTAGAAGCAACCGGGTATGTACCTGATTATTCAGGTGCACCATTAGTTGATGAGGTTAATGAGGGAAAAAAGAATACTATGAGGTTGCATAGTGAGAGATTAGCTATAGCTTTTGGATTGCTAAGGTCAAGACCAGGCATGCCAATAAGAGTGTTTAAGAATCTTAGGGTGTGTAATGATTGTCACAGTGTTACAAAATTACTATCAAGAATTTATAATGTAGAGATAATTGTGAGAGATCGTGCACGGTTCCATCATTTTAAAGAGGGAAACTGTTCTTGTAAGGATTATTGGTGA